The Symphalangus syndactylus isolate Jambi chromosome 3, NHGRI_mSymSyn1-v2.1_pri, whole genome shotgun sequence genome has a segment encoding these proteins:
- the OR5C1 gene encoding olfactory receptor 5C1 has product MNSENLTQAAVAPAEFILLGITNHWDLHVALFLTCLPVYLVSLLGNVSMALLIRMDAWLHTPMYFFLANLSLLDACYSSAIGPKMLVDLLLPRATLPYTACALQMFVFAGLADTECCLLAATAYDRYVAIRNPLLYTTAMSQRLCLALLGASGLGGAVSAFVHTTLTYRLSFCRSREINSFFCDIPPLLAISCSDTSLNELLLFAICGFIQTATVLAITVSYGLIAGAVIRIRLVEGSWQAASTCGSHLTAVAMMYGTLNFMYLRPSSSYALDTDKMASVFYTLVIPALNPLIYSLRNKEVKEALRRTWSRFHCPGQGPQ; this is encoded by the coding sequence ATGAACTCAGAGAACCTCACCCAGGCCGCAGTTGCCCCTGCTGAATTCATCCTCCTGGGCATCACAAATCACTGGGACCTGCATGTGGCCCTCTTCCTGACCTGCCTGCCTGTCTACCTGGTGAGCCTGCTGGGAAACGTGAGCATGGCGCTGCTGATCCGCATGGATGCCTGGCTCCATACACCTATGTACTTCTTCCTGGCCAACCTCTCCCTGCTGGATGCCTGCTATTCCTCCGCCATCGGCCCCAAGATGCTAGTGGACTTGCTGCTGCCCCGAGCCACCCTCCCTTACACAGCCTGTGCCCTCCAGATGTTTGTCTTTGCAGGTCTGGCTGACACCGAGTGTTGCTTGCTGGCAGCCACGGCCTATGACCGCTACGTGGCCATCAGAAACCCACTTCTCTATACAACAGCTATGTCACAGCGTCTATGCCTGGCCTTGCTGGGGGCATCAGGCCTGGGTGGGGCAGTGAGCGCCTTTGTTCACACAACCCTCACCTACCGCCTGAGCTTCTGCCGCTCCCGGGAGATCAATAGCTTCTTCTGCGATATCCCTCCACTGCTGGCCATCTCGTGCAGTGACACCAGTCTCAATGAACTCCTTCTCTTCGCCATCTGCGGCTTCATCCAGACAGCCACGGTGTTAGCTATCACGGTGTCTTATGGCCTCATTGCTGGGGCTGTGATCCGCATACGCTTGGTCGAGGGCAGTTGGCAAGCAGCCTCCACCTGTGGCTCCCACCTCACAGCCGTGGCCATGATGTATGGGACACTCAATTTCATGTACCTGCGCCCCAGCTCCAGCTATGCCCTGGACACTGACAAGATGGCCTCTGTGTTCTATACCCTGGTCATCCCGGCTCTCAACCCACTCATCTACAGCCTCCGCAACAAGGAAGTCAAGGAGGCCCTCAGGCGGACCTGGAGCCGATTCCACTGTCCAGGGCAGGGGCCCCAGTGA
- the OR1K1 gene encoding LOW QUALITY PROTEIN: olfactory receptor 1K1 (The sequence of the model RefSeq protein was modified relative to this genomic sequence to represent the inferred CDS: substituted 2 bases at 2 genomic stop codons): MEAANESSEGTPFILLGLTTSPGQQRPLFVLFLLLYVAGLLGNGLIVAAIQASPALHAPMYFLLARLFFADLCFTSVTVPKMLTNLLAHDRSISLAGCLTQMYFFFALGVTDSCLLAAMAYDRYMAIQHPLHYATRMSRAMCTALVGMAWPVSHVHSLLHILLMARLSFCASYQVPHFFCDHXPLLRLSCSDTHHIQLLIFTEGAAVVVTPFLLILASYGAIAAAVLQLPSASGKLRAVSTCGSHLAVVSLFYGTVIAVYFQPTSRYEAERDHVATVMYTVVTPMLNPVIYSLRNRDVQGALXALLIGRRISASDS, translated from the coding sequence ATGGAGGCTGCTAATGAGTCTTCAGAGGGAACCCCATTCATTTTATTGGGACTGACAACAAGTCCTGGACAGCAGCGGCCTCTCTTTGTGCTGTTCTTGCTCTTGTATGTGGCTGGCCTCCTGGGTAATGGACTCATTGTGGCTGCCATCCAGGCCAGTCCAGCCCTTCATGCACCCATGTACTTCCTGCTGGCCCGCCTGTTCTTTGCTGATCTCTGCTTCACCTCTGTCACTGTGCCCAAGATGTTGACCAACTTGTTGGCCCATGACCGCTCCATCTCGCTGGCTGGCTGCCTGACCCAAATGTACTTCTTCTTTGCCCTGGGGGTAACTGATAGCTGTCTCCTGGCAGCCATGGCCTATGACCGCTACATGGCCATCCAGCACCCCCTCCACTATGCCACGAGGATGTCCCGGGCCATGTGCACAGCCCTGGTGGGGATGGCATGGCCGGTGTCCCACGTCCACTCCCTCCTGCATATCCTGCTCATGGCTCGCTTGTCCTTCTGTGCTTCCTACCAAGTGCCCCACTTCTTCTGTGACCACTAGCCTCTCTTAAGGCTCTCATGCTCCGAcacccaccacatccagctgctCATCTTCACCGAGGGCGCCGCGGTGGTGGTCACTCCCTTCCTGCTCATCCTCGCCTCCTATGGGGCCATTGCAGCTGCCGTGCTCCAGCTGCCCTCGGCCTCTGGGAAGCTCCGGGCTGTGTCCACCTGTGGCTCCCACCTGGCTGTGGTGAGCCTCTTCTATGGGACAGTCATTGCCGTCTACTTCCAGCCCACATCCCGATATGAGGCAGAGCGGGACCATGTGGCCACTGTCATGTACACTGtagtcacccccatgctgaaccccgTCATCTACAGCCTCCGGAATCGCGACGTACAGGGGGCACTCTGAGCCCTTCTCATTGGGCGAAGGATCTCAGCTAGTGACTCCTGA